The proteins below are encoded in one region of Sphingobacterium sp. R2:
- a CDS encoding SusC/RagA family TonB-linked outer membrane protein: MIKKIFYACMVAGLTPMLTFAQKLQLSGQVINQQTNLPIAGATVRNGAGKTALTDEKGNYQIEVSLGDNLYISFLGMETRTVKVTARQSIRVYLNPKSDVLDEVVVIGYGTIKKRDMSGSVGQVKADDILAGNPAPSINQALQGRMAGVTVNQNDGAPGAGVSITIRGTNSFTTSSQPLYIVDGIPFETGSTPASSANSNNMQTSNALAAINPNDIASIEVLKDASATAIYGSRGANGVVIITTKRGENGVDKVEFTSNLSVSKLGKKIKMLDPYTYANYINEQAINSKKYEGLNYSTLPYAGIWSYPQQGSFDHGTYNPSPEDFLSPGLRTDEHGNTSMVEGADWQDEIYQNGLQQEYNLSLSGGSDKGWHMISGNYLNQRGIIKRSDYKRIAFRANVGRKVRSWLELGSNINYSNGTNNFAKSNAYDYGIIRSALLFPVTYGPNMSTIESDQLNWLASNPGVYVNTAKDQLKSNMIFTSSYASVKILPNLTFRQNFGFGYTNNNRNTYYNRNTQEGRTPRNGMGGQSDNWYQNLTAESILTYDKTFKQDHNLNAVAGFTYERADYGGKSMSATNFPNDITGEFNMQTALNPEALISNRGQTAMVSLLGRANYSYKGKYIATASIRRDGSSRLTVGQQFSNFLSGALAWRMSDEQFIKDLNFFNDLKLRVSYGQTGNQGVNAYQTKAVLGVANYPINGSLNSGFAEVDWRGALNPNLKWEVTDQFNAGVDMAFLNNRIQLTVDAYYKKTNGLLQNIPIGSDVGFKNMWINSTGNVTNKGLEITGKFAAINRDHFKWNIDANISFNRNEVHGLNADAFSDRLWYNADNIFLQRNGYPIGTIFGYVEDGFYDNEAEVRAEKVYANESNGLVTSKIGEIKYRDLNGDGEITTADRTVIGNVNPDFVFGVTNNLKYKNFTLGIFLQGSVGNDILNANLMDMKMGNIGNIPQKLYDSRWTAENPQDARWPKAVAGYTRTMLTSNRYVENGSYLRLKNVNVGYTFNNPFKGLNALYIYASATNLLTITKYSWFDPDVNAFAGDPSRKGVDIYSYPTSRNFSLGLKADF, encoded by the coding sequence ATGATCAAAAAAATCTTTTATGCCTGTATGGTTGCTGGCCTTACTCCGATGCTTACTTTTGCCCAAAAACTGCAGCTATCGGGACAGGTAATAAACCAACAGACCAATTTACCGATAGCCGGAGCAACGGTGCGCAACGGCGCAGGAAAAACTGCGCTGACAGACGAAAAGGGCAATTACCAAATTGAGGTCAGTTTAGGAGACAATCTGTATATATCGTTTCTGGGTATGGAGACACGCACGGTAAAAGTCACCGCGCGGCAGTCAATCAGGGTATACCTAAATCCCAAATCTGATGTGTTGGACGAGGTGGTCGTTATTGGCTATGGAACGATAAAAAAGAGGGACATGTCGGGATCGGTTGGCCAGGTAAAAGCCGATGATATTCTGGCCGGAAACCCGGCGCCAAGTATCAATCAGGCACTACAGGGACGGATGGCAGGTGTCACAGTCAACCAGAACGATGGGGCTCCAGGTGCTGGTGTATCCATTACCATCCGGGGGACCAACTCCTTTACGACCAGTTCGCAGCCGCTTTACATTGTGGATGGCATTCCTTTTGAAACAGGGTCAACACCAGCTAGCTCGGCCAATAGCAATAATATGCAGACTTCAAATGCATTAGCCGCCATTAATCCCAATGATATCGCATCGATTGAGGTACTTAAAGATGCCTCAGCTACCGCCATCTATGGATCCAGAGGCGCGAACGGCGTAGTGATCATCACCACCAAAAGAGGCGAAAATGGGGTCGACAAGGTCGAGTTTACGTCAAATTTAAGTGTTTCGAAGTTGGGCAAAAAGATCAAAATGCTCGATCCTTACACCTATGCCAACTACATCAACGAACAGGCCATCAATAGTAAGAAATATGAAGGGCTGAATTATTCCACACTTCCCTATGCCGGAATATGGTCTTATCCGCAACAGGGAAGCTTTGACCACGGTACGTATAATCCATCCCCTGAAGATTTTCTGTCACCGGGATTGCGCACAGACGAACATGGAAACACCTCGATGGTGGAAGGTGCCGACTGGCAGGACGAAATCTATCAAAATGGCTTGCAACAAGAATATAATTTGAGCCTTTCGGGTGGAAGTGATAAAGGATGGCATATGATATCGGGTAACTACCTCAATCAGCGGGGTATCATCAAACGGTCAGACTATAAGCGCATTGCGTTTCGCGCTAATGTGGGACGAAAGGTGCGCAGCTGGCTCGAACTCGGATCAAATATAAACTATTCCAACGGTACAAATAACTTCGCAAAATCGAATGCCTACGATTACGGGATTATACGTTCGGCATTGCTATTCCCGGTAACGTACGGTCCCAACATGTCTACGATCGAGTCCGATCAGCTCAATTGGCTGGCCTCTAATCCTGGGGTGTATGTCAATACGGCAAAAGATCAGCTCAAATCAAATATGATATTCACCTCTTCTTATGCCAGTGTAAAGATTTTACCCAATTTGACTTTTCGCCAGAATTTTGGATTTGGCTATACCAACAACAACCGCAATACCTATTACAACAGAAATACCCAGGAAGGGCGTACACCACGCAATGGAATGGGCGGGCAGAGTGATAACTGGTATCAAAATTTGACGGCCGAATCGATCTTAACCTACGATAAAACCTTCAAACAGGACCATAATCTAAACGCTGTCGCCGGTTTTACCTATGAACGGGCAGACTATGGTGGCAAATCCATGAGCGCCACCAATTTTCCGAATGATATTACAGGAGAATTTAATATGCAAACAGCATTAAATCCGGAGGCGCTCATCAGTAATCGTGGACAGACAGCAATGGTTTCGTTATTGGGACGCGCAAACTATTCGTATAAGGGTAAGTATATCGCTACAGCTTCCATAAGACGGGATGGCTCCAGCCGCCTAACTGTAGGGCAGCAATTTTCAAACTTTCTGTCTGGAGCATTGGCGTGGCGCATGTCCGACGAACAGTTTATAAAAGACCTGAATTTTTTCAATGACCTCAAGTTGCGGGTAAGCTATGGGCAGACCGGTAATCAAGGCGTAAATGCATATCAAACAAAAGCGGTGTTGGGAGTGGCCAATTACCCCATCAATGGAAGTCTCAACAGTGGTTTTGCTGAAGTGGACTGGCGCGGTGCGCTCAATCCCAACCTGAAGTGGGAAGTAACGGATCAATTTAATGCTGGGGTAGACATGGCTTTTTTAAATAACCGGATTCAATTGACAGTGGATGCTTACTACAAAAAGACAAACGGTCTGCTGCAGAATATTCCAATCGGCAGCGATGTTGGTTTTAAGAATATGTGGATAAATTCAACTGGCAATGTCACCAATAAAGGGCTCGAGATAACAGGTAAATTTGCAGCGATAAATCGTGATCACTTCAAATGGAATATTGATGCCAATATTTCCTTCAATCGCAATGAAGTACACGGGTTGAATGCAGACGCCTTTTCGGACAGGCTGTGGTACAATGCAGACAACATCTTCTTGCAGCGCAATGGCTATCCGATCGGAACAATATTTGGCTACGTGGAAGACGGATTTTATGACAATGAGGCAGAGGTGCGAGCAGAAAAAGTGTATGCCAATGAAAGTAACGGTCTGGTAACGTCCAAAATTGGAGAAATCAAATACCGCGACCTGAATGGCGACGGCGAAATTACGACTGCAGACCGCACGGTCATTGGCAATGTCAATCCCGATTTTGTTTTTGGAGTGACCAATAACTTGAAGTATAAGAATTTTACGCTGGGCATCTTCCTGCAGGGATCTGTAGGGAACGATATTTTGAATGCCAACCTGATGGATATGAAAATGGGAAATATTGGCAATATTCCCCAAAAGCTATACGATAGCCGATGGACAGCTGAAAATCCACAGGATGCGCGCTGGCCAAAGGCGGTGGCGGGCTATACACGGACCATGTTGACCTCCAACAGGTACGTCGAAAATGGTTCTTACTTGCGCCTCAAAAATGTCAATGTCGGATACACGTTCAATAATCCTTTCAAAGGTCTCAACGCGCTTTATATCTATGCGAGTGCGACCAATCTCCTTACGATTACAAAATACAGCTGGTTTGATCCGGATGTGAACGCTTTCGCAGGCGACCCTTCACGAAAAGGGGTAGATATCTATTCGTATCCGACGAGTAGAAATTTTTCGCTGGGCTTAAAAGCTGATTTTTAA
- a CDS encoding LytR/AlgR family response regulator transcription factor: MRCFTKPIDGFNSIMDNPPDVLLLDVEMPEMSGMDLYQTLPLAKRPPVILCTNSQQYAYEAIKIAVADYLIKPVRFPELFVAFERALHQKNVHINMHVQSEPIGKWFTFKKMHRFVLFTDILAVSSSKNYATFHLRQAEDDFNYRITMDEVETMLPKSTFVRIHRGFIVSVNFAKKVVNRKILFPDRTDLDISVSTMGLIRLRQYA; this comes from the coding sequence GTGCGCTGTTTTACAAAACCGATTGATGGTTTCAACAGCATCATGGATAATCCCCCGGATGTATTGCTTTTGGATGTGGAGATGCCCGAGATGTCGGGGATGGATCTGTACCAGACACTGCCGCTGGCAAAAAGGCCCCCCGTTATTCTATGTACCAATTCGCAGCAGTATGCTTACGAGGCCATTAAAATCGCCGTGGCCGACTACCTCATCAAACCGGTGAGGTTTCCCGAACTTTTTGTGGCTTTTGAGCGCGCGCTCCATCAGAAAAATGTACACATCAACATGCATGTCCAGAGCGAGCCCATCGGGAAATGGTTTACCTTCAAAAAGATGCATCGATTTGTACTCTTCACTGATATCCTGGCGGTATCGTCCAGTAAAAATTATGCAACCTTTCACCTGCGGCAGGCAGAGGACGATTTTAACTACCGCATCACGATGGACGAGGTAGAAACGATGCTACCAAAAAGTACTTTCGTGCGCATACACCGCGGTTTTATTGTGAGTGTCAACTTTGCCAAGAAAGTTGTCAATCGTAAGATTTTATTTCCTGATCGTACCGATCTCGATATTAGCGTCAGTACGATGGGGCTGATAAGATTACGCCAATACGCCTGA
- a CDS encoding MerR family transcriptional regulator: MPKKQYLRGLLLSPGQAYAQKLILLELMAVKRQLAAYLELREQLEQENMLLRDAEYVKSHVGISTETLYRLQRDGHICIAKRVHNKRYYRDVDVERLRQHYRGL, from the coding sequence ATGCCCAAAAAACAATACCTCAGGGGCTTACTATTAAGTCCGGGGCAAGCCTATGCCCAAAAATTAATCTTGCTGGAACTTATGGCCGTCAAGCGTCAGCTTGCGGCATACCTCGAACTGCGCGAGCAGCTGGAACAGGAAAATATGCTGCTGCGGGATGCCGAATACGTCAAATCGCATGTCGGTATCTCTACCGAAACGCTCTATCGGCTGCAGCGCGATGGACATATCTGTATCGCCAAGCGCGTACACAATAAACGCTACTACCGCGATGTGGATGTGGAGCGGCTGCGCCAACATTACCGTGGCCTGTAG
- a CDS encoding HlyD family secretion protein, whose protein sequence is MNKNKTDQIVIRLTQGLGIALFVGILIWGAAYFLKGYRYEQTNDAQVDAYLSPINAKVGGYISKIHYKDNQLVKKGDTLVVIELDEYGLKKDAASAELRSAQAKLPILAANEETQRKSIAVIKAQLAGAKARLQQQQREFGRYKNLLADESTTQQKFDNVSTALSIAQSDYDQANASLQVAESKLTDFSAQQRAIEAEIKMKETLLQRQELDIRYTVITAPFDGQIGKKTIQEGQLIQPGQILAFLVNKAEEKWVMANFKETQVGKFTVGQAVAIEVDAFPKERFNGTIESLSPTTGSRYSLLPPDNATGNFVKITQRIPVRIKLTDTAEKLGKLSAGMNANVYVLKAE, encoded by the coding sequence ATGAACAAAAATAAAACAGATCAAATTGTGATCCGCCTGACCCAGGGATTGGGCATTGCTTTATTCGTAGGCATCTTGATTTGGGGAGCTGCCTATTTTTTGAAAGGGTATCGCTATGAGCAGACCAACGATGCCCAGGTAGATGCTTATCTCTCACCCATAAATGCCAAAGTGGGCGGATACATCAGCAAAATCCATTACAAAGACAATCAGCTGGTTAAAAAAGGGGACACGCTTGTCGTCATTGAACTGGACGAGTATGGACTGAAAAAAGATGCCGCATCGGCAGAATTGCGGAGTGCACAGGCCAAATTACCCATATTGGCCGCAAACGAAGAAACGCAACGTAAAAGTATTGCGGTGATCAAAGCTCAGTTGGCGGGAGCGAAAGCCAGATTGCAGCAGCAGCAAAGAGAATTTGGACGCTATAAAAATCTACTGGCAGATGAATCGACCACACAGCAAAAATTTGACAACGTCAGTACTGCGCTATCCATTGCACAATCGGATTACGATCAGGCTAACGCATCGTTGCAGGTAGCCGAATCCAAATTAACTGATTTTAGCGCACAGCAGCGGGCGATAGAGGCAGAGATAAAAATGAAGGAAACCTTGCTACAAAGGCAGGAACTGGACATCCGGTATACAGTTATAACGGCACCTTTTGACGGGCAGATCGGTAAAAAGACAATTCAGGAGGGGCAACTGATACAGCCCGGGCAGATCTTGGCTTTTTTGGTGAACAAGGCCGAAGAAAAGTGGGTGATGGCCAATTTTAAGGAAACACAGGTCGGTAAATTCACCGTCGGGCAAGCGGTAGCGATTGAGGTAGATGCTTTTCCGAAAGAGCGCTTCAACGGGACCATCGAGTCGCTGTCGCCAACAACGGGTTCACGCTACTCGCTACTGCCACCGGATAACGCGACCGGCAATTTTGTGAAAATTACGCAACGTATTCCTGTTCGGATTAAATTAACCGATACGGCTGAAAAGTTAGGAAAACTCTCTGCCGGAATGAATGCCAATGTCTATGTTTTAAAAGCGGAATGA
- a CDS encoding helix-turn-helix domain-containing protein produces the protein MILREVTPLSDKDCFMVFAREKSRFDFPIHVHSEFELNFIENAAGAQRIVGDSIEEIGDLELTLIANANLEHGWFDHKCQSTHISEITIQFQPDLLGETLLNKNQFRSIKQLVEKAGYGVTFSLQTIRAVQESINKLAYEKDGFHSVVRLYDILFILSQDVHMRELCSRSFHSSIGRHDSRRVEKVLRYLSKNYQQEVSLGEAADLIGMTAVSLSRFLKQRTGRTFVDTLNDIRLGHASRMLVDTTHSIAEIALLSGFNNLSNFNRTFMKKKGATPTDFRTKYRNSKFYW, from the coding sequence ATGATATTACGCGAAGTTACACCACTTTCTGATAAAGACTGTTTCATGGTATTTGCCCGAGAGAAGTCTCGCTTTGATTTTCCAATTCATGTCCATTCAGAATTTGAGCTCAATTTCATTGAAAATGCTGCTGGCGCACAACGTATCGTAGGAGATAGTATAGAGGAAATCGGAGACCTCGAACTTACACTGATCGCCAATGCCAACCTCGAGCACGGTTGGTTTGACCATAAATGCCAGTCCACACATATTTCCGAAATCACCATACAGTTTCAGCCGGATTTATTGGGTGAAACGCTACTCAACAAAAATCAATTCCGTTCCATCAAACAGTTGGTAGAAAAGGCAGGGTATGGTGTGACGTTCAGTCTGCAAACCATTCGAGCGGTACAGGAATCGATCAACAAGCTCGCCTATGAAAAAGATGGCTTCCATTCTGTGGTACGTTTGTATGATATCCTGTTTATTTTATCGCAAGATGTACACATGCGCGAACTCTGCAGCCGTTCTTTTCACAGCAGTATCGGGCGGCACGATAGCCGACGCGTTGAAAAAGTATTACGCTACCTCTCCAAAAATTATCAGCAGGAAGTGTCGCTAGGTGAAGCCGCCGATCTGATCGGGATGACCGCTGTTTCTTTAAGTAGATTTCTAAAACAACGGACCGGCAGAACTTTTGTCGATACCTTAAACGATATTCGGCTGGGCCACGCCAGCCGGATGCTGGTGGATACAACACACAGCATTGCCGAAATTGCATTATTGTCGGGTTTTAACAACCTATCCAATTTCAACCGCACCTTTATGAAAAAGAAAGGAGCAACCCCTACAGACTTCCGGACTAAATACCGCAATTCTAAATTCTATTGGTGA
- a CDS encoding MFS transporter, which produces MMQAHKIPIFRSWVSEWGARSVIFAILMTCLFSFAFYGSPVAAMGFYGIQPTDVQYGMVVIYGSTVAFLALDFRIVKYFAPRKYLLIALAMNALCSVVCFHFKDWTVFVICQFLQGITCALMSGIVLQLIFPRLHAVRARVIAYSLLYGCIQIAVPFYAIYNSVMLYFFDFNWLFYGFIIMLMILAGAVLLTMNSKARFSKKIPLYQVDWIGYLFYVSFILLLGYILVYGRQLGWLDSPRIWMLSLSDLVILSLFIIRASKLKRPLINLQIFKAKNFVSGVFLLITFYLFKGSTGLAYGYVEVILGNDPLSTIPIWTAVIVGTTLSMFVTSRFVLMGYNLIHLIVVGFIIMAIYYAYMILFVSVQGETVDFLLPLLLYGVATGVLFVPIVSFTTSSAPPKIAINASLVGILARFTGFTLSLALNNELQLIAKSGVRERVREALTETNPQLPLTMLDIQNQYLHAGSDMYTAKAVSTGYLNQLVGHQILVRATRDYYDWMLAGVLIVIVILVFLPQIQRVALRLTKGNVP; this is translated from the coding sequence ATGATGCAAGCACATAAAATACCGATTTTCAGATCCTGGGTGTCGGAATGGGGGGCGCGATCTGTCATATTTGCCATTCTGATGACCTGCTTATTTAGTTTCGCTTTCTACGGCAGTCCCGTTGCCGCAATGGGATTTTACGGCATACAGCCTACCGATGTACAATATGGCATGGTCGTTATCTATGGTTCTACCGTAGCATTCCTCGCACTCGACTTCCGGATAGTCAAATATTTTGCGCCGAGAAAATACTTGCTGATTGCCCTGGCCATGAATGCATTATGTTCCGTGGTCTGTTTTCATTTTAAAGATTGGACGGTATTTGTTATTTGCCAGTTTTTGCAGGGTATCACCTGCGCATTGATGTCGGGGATTGTGTTGCAGCTTATTTTTCCGAGATTGCATGCGGTGCGCGCCCGGGTAATTGCTTACAGTCTTCTTTACGGCTGTATACAGATTGCTGTGCCGTTCTATGCCATCTACAACAGTGTGATGCTCTATTTCTTTGATTTTAACTGGCTATTCTACGGGTTTATTATCATGCTCATGATCCTGGCAGGGGCGGTGTTGTTAACCATGAACAGTAAAGCCCGGTTTAGCAAAAAGATTCCGCTCTATCAGGTGGATTGGATCGGCTATCTGTTTTACGTATCCTTCATTCTGCTATTGGGATACATCCTGGTTTATGGACGGCAATTGGGATGGTTGGACAGTCCACGCATTTGGATGCTCAGTTTAAGTGATTTGGTTATTCTTTCGCTCTTTATAATCAGAGCATCGAAACTCAAAAGACCCTTGATCAATTTACAGATCTTTAAGGCCAAGAATTTCGTGTCGGGAGTATTCCTACTAATTACATTCTACCTATTCAAAGGAAGCACCGGGCTTGCTTATGGTTACGTGGAGGTGATTTTAGGCAATGATCCATTGAGCACCATTCCGATATGGACAGCTGTCATAGTGGGTACCACGCTGAGTATGTTTGTTACTTCCCGATTTGTCCTGATGGGGTATAATCTGATCCATCTGATTGTTGTTGGCTTTATAATCATGGCGATTTATTATGCCTATATGATCTTATTTGTGTCGGTACAGGGAGAGACGGTCGATTTTCTGCTTCCGCTATTGCTATATGGTGTAGCCACAGGCGTGCTATTTGTTCCGATTGTTTCCTTTACCACATCATCAGCACCGCCGAAAATTGCGATCAATGCCTCGCTTGTTGGGATATTGGCCAGGTTTACAGGTTTTACCTTAAGCTTGGCATTAAACAACGAACTGCAATTAATTGCAAAATCCGGAGTTCGGGAGAGGGTGCGGGAGGCACTGACAGAAACCAACCCGCAATTGCCGCTAACGATGCTCGATATTCAGAACCAATATCTGCATGCCGGCAGCGATATGTATACCGCAAAAGCAGTATCCACAGGCTATCTTAATCAATTGGTAGGGCATCAAATATTGGTCCGTGCTACCCGTGATTATTACGACTGGATGCTAGCAGGCGTGCTGATCGTCATCGTTATCTTAGTATTCTTACCCCAAATACAGCGTGTTGCGTTGCGGTTAACAAAAGGAAATGTGCCTTAA
- a CDS encoding TolC family protein, whose product MQQKIIKPDKKILPHPSEETDKMYRYWLACAYTSPLMPLCDLTFAFDACNKMLKRWLKKRKALAMLLLLVAPAICAQQTEKTEPLSLEEMWTVAEKNNRQLKLSDLYLQQSKLEILEAKDRLLPELSVGADVKLNSKFLIYADGLFAAPKDVPVKGYGYGVGYNLNVNLYNGGKDKRNIALKKEETTRKQYEAEQQKHRVKYDVAVAYFDLYKFLHFHDFLDAEIEAEQKQMRLIESLHTNGTVLKSDVLRTSVKLTELQLNLSDVTKKIEIAKQRLNILMGRANDAALAINYTDSAAVDGFEDDRYTAYIDLALNQSPAYKIAHSDIKSSELNVRQMKAMVLPQVSLYAHYNYTYPQISFYPYSNDLWGFGQTGIKVQYAIDNLFKSKHTVAHALVLRNEAQEKANLQKDEIYLQVKEAYLQRQQALERVKTAEQNILETTETVRVIRSSYLNQESLLTDLMEAENSLLEAKFNLTTAQTNVKLSHIRLLAIVGIL is encoded by the coding sequence ATGCAACAAAAAATAATAAAACCGGATAAAAAAATCTTGCCGCATCCATCGGAAGAGACAGACAAAATGTATCGGTATTGGCTGGCTTGTGCCTATACCAGTCCGCTGATGCCCCTATGCGATCTAACGTTTGCTTTTGATGCATGCAACAAGATGCTCAAGCGGTGGTTAAAAAAAAGGAAAGCATTGGCTATGCTATTGCTGTTGGTCGCGCCCGCTATTTGCGCGCAGCAGACAGAAAAAACCGAACCCTTAAGTTTGGAAGAAATGTGGACCGTGGCCGAGAAAAATAACCGGCAGCTCAAACTATCCGACCTTTATCTTCAGCAAAGTAAATTAGAAATATTGGAAGCCAAAGACCGCCTGCTGCCCGAACTATCGGTTGGTGCCGATGTAAAGCTCAATTCCAAATTTCTGATCTATGCCGATGGACTGTTTGCTGCCCCAAAGGATGTGCCGGTAAAAGGCTACGGCTATGGCGTCGGCTACAACCTGAACGTCAATCTGTACAATGGCGGGAAGGACAAAAGGAACATCGCCCTGAAAAAGGAAGAGACCACACGAAAACAGTATGAAGCAGAGCAGCAAAAGCATCGCGTAAAGTATGATGTCGCTGTCGCTTATTTCGATCTCTACAAGTTTTTGCATTTCCACGATTTTCTTGACGCAGAGATCGAAGCGGAGCAAAAGCAAATGCGGTTAATAGAAAGTCTGCATACCAACGGTACTGTGCTGAAGAGTGATGTGCTGCGAACCTCGGTAAAATTGACCGAGTTGCAACTGAACCTTTCCGATGTGACAAAAAAGATTGAAATCGCCAAACAAAGGCTCAATATACTGATGGGGCGTGCAAACGACGCGGCACTGGCAATTAACTATACAGACAGTGCTGCAGTAGATGGTTTCGAAGATGATCGCTACACCGCGTATATAGATCTGGCTTTAAACCAATCCCCGGCATACAAAATAGCCCATAGTGACATCAAATCGAGCGAACTGAACGTCAGGCAGATGAAAGCGATGGTATTGCCCCAAGTTTCGTTGTACGCTCACTATAATTACACCTATCCACAGATTTCCTTTTATCCGTATTCAAATGATCTGTGGGGATTTGGTCAGACTGGTATCAAAGTGCAGTACGCTATTGACAACCTGTTCAAGAGTAAACATACAGTCGCGCATGCCCTGGTGCTCCGTAATGAGGCTCAGGAAAAAGCGAACCTTCAAAAAGATGAGATCTATCTGCAGGTAAAAGAAGCGTATTTACAGCGGCAGCAGGCTTTGGAGCGGGTCAAAACGGCCGAACAGAATATTCTTGAAACCACGGAAACCGTCCGTGTGATCAGAAGCAGTTATTTAAATCAGGAATCATTGCTGACCGACCTGATGGAGGCTGAAAATTCGCTATTGGAAGCAAAATTTAACCTCACAACCGCACAGACAAACGTAAAATTAAGCCATATCAGACTATTGGCCATTGTAGGAATTCTTTAA
- a CDS encoding helix-turn-helix domain-containing protein, with translation MDSLRQLINRVDQQPDSILVMRQQTEQRLPAHQHDKAQLLMVYGGIAYLQTDEKNFYIPSNHYIWIPAHYPHNLMFNTQDLYIINIYFPAQESSDFYDELGIYPVSRLLAEMLLFSEKWQGDYCVGSWEFEFLTTLKGVLSKESLKKFSIQLPTTDDQRLNAITDNIRNRLNEDLSLDTIAQWSGMSVRSLTRLFQTKLHITFVQYLKMLRIIRAMELIKDTDLNMTQIAYAIGYSNIAAFSNNFQQLTNMRPTEFKLKRS, from the coding sequence ATGGATAGCCTTCGCCAATTAATCAATCGTGTGGATCAACAGCCCGACTCCATCCTCGTCATGCGACAGCAGACCGAACAGCGCCTGCCTGCTCACCAGCACGACAAGGCGCAGCTGCTGATGGTGTATGGGGGTATTGCGTATCTGCAGACCGACGAAAAGAATTTTTATATTCCTTCCAATCACTACATCTGGATTCCAGCTCACTACCCGCACAATTTGATGTTTAATACGCAGGATCTGTACATTATCAATATTTACTTTCCTGCACAAGAATCAAGTGATTTTTATGATGAACTGGGTATTTATCCCGTAAGCAGGCTGCTGGCAGAGATGCTCTTGTTTAGCGAAAAATGGCAGGGTGATTATTGCGTCGGTTCATGGGAATTTGAGTTTTTGACTACGCTTAAAGGCGTATTATCGAAAGAAAGCCTTAAAAAATTCTCCATCCAGCTGCCGACAACAGATGATCAACGGCTCAATGCCATCACGGATAACATTAGAAATCGGTTGAATGAAGATCTCAGCCTCGATACCATTGCGCAGTGGTCGGGCATGAGTGTGCGCAGCCTGACCCGATTATTTCAGACCAAGCTGCACATTACCTTTGTTCAATACTTAAAAATGCTGCGGATTATTCGTGCCATGGAATTGATCAAAGATACCGATCTGAACATGACGCAGATTGCCTATGCTATTGGCTATTCCAATATCGCTGCATTTAGCAACAATTTTCAGCAACTCACCAATATGAGACCGACAGAATTTAAGCTAAAAAGGAGCTAA